A genomic segment from Thermostichus lividus PCC 6715 encodes:
- a CDS encoding glycosyltransferase family 2 protein has protein sequence MEPAVTMARQILGFTFFYIWRTPSKTLGYLPMLTALTQWSATQLRRVPRILGLILLVPALAYLFWQHRAWGDRALKALCDGLLTVRTVPLLGIEHLEKPWLFWPLVLMVGLSGVVLRCCTVRQQWGRLVIVSSLLALMLRYLLWRSLVTLNLRTPTEAAVSLLLLGIEGFIMSGYALQLYLLLKVNDRRPQADAAAMAVKAGRYQPWVDILIPTYNEPLTILRRTIVGCQALDYPYKRIYVLDDTRRPALQDLAAELGCHYLARPDNHHAKAGNLNHALGHTHSELIAVFDADFVPTRNFLTRTVGLFQTADIGLVQTYQSFYNPDPVARNLGLETQLPQEVEIFSRHYQVLRDSIETALCYGSSFVVRRSALEAVGGFVTDSLSEDYYTGIQLAAAHYRVVYLNESLSAGLCADDMGGHIGQRLRWARGTLQGFFIAAGPLRAKNLTLLQRLAHLEGMSQWFHSPLRLLLLVLPLASAFLGIVPLETTLREWVYYFLPYYWLLLSTFAWLNGRSRSALISDVYAVVQCIPLTLTVVQTLIRPFGRGFWVTPKGTRGDRYRFQWSLGWPLLVLFGASLVAAVLNWHHLQARGLILAWVWNLYNLVILALAIYSLIERPRPDPYDWLRVQQTVELHLAWDQSAAVWGTTTHLSEGGGGCSAPSSSPQFGGER, from the coding sequence ATGGAACCAGCGGTAACCATGGCGCGTCAAATCCTTGGGTTTACATTTTTTTACATTTGGCGCACGCCTAGCAAGACGTTAGGATACCTCCCCATGCTGACAGCCTTGACACAGTGGTCTGCCACGCAACTGCGACGGGTTCCCCGCATCTTAGGGCTGATTCTGCTTGTGCCAGCACTCGCTTATCTGTTCTGGCAACACCGCGCTTGGGGCGATCGCGCCTTGAAGGCACTCTGTGATGGCTTACTGACGGTGCGCACTGTTCCCTTGTTAGGGATTGAGCATCTTGAGAAGCCATGGCTATTTTGGCCATTAGTGCTAATGGTGGGGTTGAGTGGGGTTGTCCTGCGCTGTTGTACAGTACGGCAGCAATGGGGGCGTCTCGTCATTGTGTCTAGTCTATTGGCACTGATGCTGCGTTACCTGCTGTGGCGATCGCTCGTCACCCTAAATTTACGAACCCCAACAGAAGCAGCTGTCAGTCTTCTCCTACTAGGGATTGAAGGTTTCATCATGAGTGGCTACGCCCTGCAACTGTACCTGCTACTGAAGGTTAACGATCGCCGGCCCCAGGCAGATGCAGCGGCGATGGCCGTTAAAGCCGGGCGCTATCAACCGTGGGTCGATATTCTCATCCCCACCTATAACGAGCCACTCACGATTCTGCGCCGCACCATTGTGGGGTGTCAGGCGCTGGACTATCCCTACAAGCGCATCTATGTCTTGGATGACACCCGCCGCCCTGCCTTGCAGGACTTGGCAGCAGAGCTGGGATGCCACTACCTTGCTCGCCCAGATAATCACCATGCCAAGGCGGGCAATTTGAACCATGCCCTTGGCCACACCCACAGCGAGCTGATTGCTGTGTTTGACGCCGATTTTGTGCCAACGCGCAATTTTCTCACCCGTACCGTTGGCCTATTTCAAACCGCCGATATTGGCTTGGTGCAGACCTACCAAAGCTTCTACAACCCCGATCCAGTAGCCCGTAATCTGGGGCTTGAAACCCAACTGCCCCAAGAAGTGGAAATCTTTTCTCGCCATTACCAGGTGTTGCGCGATAGCATTGAAACCGCCCTGTGCTACGGCAGTTCCTTTGTGGTGCGGCGGTCTGCCCTTGAGGCGGTGGGGGGCTTTGTCACCGACTCCCTCAGTGAAGATTACTACACTGGCATTCAACTGGCGGCAGCCCACTATCGGGTGGTGTATCTCAACGAGAGCCTCAGTGCCGGTCTGTGTGCTGACGACATGGGCGGCCACATTGGGCAGCGGTTGCGTTGGGCGCGGGGTACTCTACAAGGATTTTTTATAGCCGCAGGCCCTCTTCGTGCCAAAAATCTCACCCTTTTACAGCGCTTGGCTCACCTTGAGGGAATGAGCCAGTGGTTCCACAGTCCGCTACGACTGTTGCTACTAGTGTTACCCCTTGCCTCGGCGTTTTTGGGCATTGTGCCCTTGGAAACCACCCTGCGGGAGTGGGTGTACTATTTCTTGCCCTACTACTGGCTACTTCTAAGTACCTTTGCCTGGCTCAATGGCCGGAGTCGTTCTGCGCTGATCTCAGATGTATATGCGGTCGTGCAGTGTATTCCCCTCACCCTCACGGTGGTTCAAACGTTAATTCGCCCCTTTGGACGTGGATTTTGGGTCACCCCCAAGGGAACCCGTGGCGATCGCTACCGTTTTCAGTGGAGCTTGGGGTGGCCATTACTGGTCTTATTTGGCGCATCACTGGTGGCGGCTGTGCTCAACTGGCACCATCTGCAAGCGCGGGGGCTGATCTTGGCATGGGTCTGGAATCTTTACAATTTAGTTATCTTGGCTCTGGCCATTTACAGCCTGATTGAGCGCCCCCGTCCCGATCCGTACGACTGGCTAAGGGTGCAGCAAACCGTTGAATTGCACCTAGCTTGGGATCAGTCGGCAGCAGTCTGGGGTACCACCACCCACCTCTCGGAAGGGGGGGGCGGTTGTTCAGCTCCATCAAGCTCTCCCCAGTTCGGCGGTGAACGTTGA
- a CDS encoding DUF1997 domain-containing protein, whose translation MTTSSGDTEPAALSTLTVDRPPFIFHNQFQGWMEVYAPVQQYEQYLNNHQEWFYRCAQPMQATPVGQHGYILTIGRYGSHGYEVEPKIGLHLLPQDQGVYRIETIPVPDQPFLNYNVKFAAAMDLVPLKAQPETDPELLDRNIYDYTRVNWQLDLRVEMYFPRFIYRLPHGLVQGTGNRVLAQIVRQVSYRLTAKVQDDFHATIGLELGKRWRRQRFHTERVRTLSPVVGNHGESDAPAS comes from the coding sequence ATGACGACGTCCAGCGGTGATACTGAACCGGCTGCCCTTTCAACCCTAACAGTCGATCGCCCCCCCTTCATCTTTCACAATCAATTTCAAGGGTGGATGGAGGTTTACGCACCCGTACAGCAGTATGAGCAGTATCTCAATAACCATCAGGAATGGTTTTACCGCTGCGCTCAACCTATGCAGGCGACCCCCGTTGGCCAGCATGGTTATATTCTTACCATTGGGCGTTATGGCTCCCATGGTTACGAAGTAGAGCCGAAAATTGGCTTGCATCTGCTCCCCCAAGATCAGGGTGTATATCGGATTGAAACGATTCCAGTGCCCGATCAGCCCTTTTTGAACTACAACGTGAAGTTTGCAGCGGCGATGGATCTGGTACCGCTCAAAGCTCAGCCAGAAACCGATCCTGAGCTGCTTGATCGCAATATTTATGACTACACGCGGGTGAATTGGCAGCTTGACCTGCGGGTGGAAATGTATTTTCCGAGGTTTATCTATCGCTTGCCCCATGGCCTAGTTCAGGGGACAGGAAATCGTGTTCTTGCCCAAATTGTGCGCCAAGTCTCCTACCGCCTGACGGCTAAAGTGCAAGATGACTTTCACGCCACCATTGGCTTAGAGTTGGGAAAACGCTGGCGACGACAACGCTTTCATACCGAGCGGGTTAGAACCCTATCCCCAGTTGTTGGCAATCATGGCGAATCTGATGCACCTGCGTCGTGA
- a CDS encoding bifunctional 4-hydroxy-2-oxoglutarate aldolase/2-dehydro-3-deoxy-phosphogluconate aldolase: MKAGWQQRLRFLRPLPLIAVVRSADPMVAIAQADRYVSAGLTCLEVTWSTPDAAAIIRHLQQQYPHCTIGAATLRTTAMLDAALVAGAQFLVSPHTAVDFIPHAQAAHVPLILGALTPTEIVQAWQAGADAVKVFPVMALGGAAYVRMLRQPFPDIPLIPCGGIPWSEVIPLLRAGAIAIGMGSQLSQGLTPSELTTQVHQIRHDCQQLGIGF, translated from the coding sequence GTGAAGGCAGGGTGGCAACAACGGCTGCGGTTTCTGCGGCCTTTACCTCTGATTGCTGTGGTTCGCTCAGCAGACCCCATGGTGGCGATCGCCCAAGCGGATCGTTATGTCAGTGCTGGCCTCACCTGTTTAGAGGTAACCTGGAGCACGCCTGACGCGGCGGCAATTATTCGCCATCTGCAGCAGCAGTACCCCCACTGCACAATCGGTGCTGCGACGTTACGCACCACAGCGATGCTAGACGCTGCCCTTGTTGCTGGCGCACAGTTCTTGGTTAGCCCCCACACCGCTGTTGATTTCATTCCCCACGCCCAAGCCGCTCACGTCCCGCTGATTTTGGGTGCCCTAACGCCGACAGAAATTGTGCAGGCATGGCAAGCAGGGGCAGATGCGGTGAAGGTGTTTCCGGTGATGGCCTTGGGGGGAGCAGCCTATGTGCGGATGCTGCGGCAGCCATTTCCAGACATTCCCCTGATTCCCTGTGGGGGCATTCCTTGGTCAGAGGTGATCCCCCTCCTGAGGGCAGGGGCGATCGCCATTGGTATGGGCAGTCAACTAAGCCAAGGGCTAACCCCCAGCGAACTCACGACGCAGGTGCATCAGATTCGCCATGATTGCCAACAACTGGGGATAGGGTTCTAA
- a CDS encoding polyketide cyclase / dehydrase and lipid transport, whose protein sequence is MTYSWPLAGTYQALSSASVDLIWRKIVNLADVSWHPLILRTNVPYGFVPKPGFIFQAVTRWIPWPIQIFVERVSPGKLLSIRILVLPGVEERVTYRIESTLCGSHISCSVMLRGWLAPLLWSLIRDYAAGVAAQLAIAAEKDPPKASPPPIDPCLGF, encoded by the coding sequence ATGACCTACAGTTGGCCGCTGGCAGGAACCTATCAAGCCCTGAGTTCAGCGTCGGTCGATTTAATTTGGCGCAAAATCGTCAATTTAGCTGATGTCTCATGGCACCCGCTGATTTTACGTACCAATGTGCCCTACGGGTTCGTGCCTAAACCCGGCTTTATCTTTCAGGCGGTGACGCGCTGGATTCCATGGCCAATTCAGATTTTTGTGGAGCGGGTGTCGCCGGGGAAGCTTTTGAGTATTCGCATTTTAGTGCTGCCGGGGGTGGAAGAGCGGGTGACCTATCGCATTGAGTCAACCCTCTGTGGGAGTCATATTTCGTGCTCGGTGATGTTGCGGGGGTGGCTAGCGCCGCTCCTGTGGTCTCTTATTCGTGACTATGCGGCCGGCGTGGCGGCGCAGTTGGCGATCGCCGCTGAAAAAGATCCGCCAAAGGCATCGCCGCCGCCCATTGATCCGTGTCTAGGGTTCTAG
- a CDS encoding hemagglutinin, with amino-acid sequence MSEPIPASEAKQIMDILKELQGDMKRVQSELQALTLEVRVNQSKSNEQFNTVRAEIKVINDKVDGLRSELRDDINELRTQQRATDARLWAFIVGLVTLVGSGVIKVLWFDRA; translated from the coding sequence ATGAGTGAGCCGATACCAGCATCAGAAGCCAAGCAAATCATGGATATTCTTAAAGAATTGCAAGGCGATATGAAAAGGGTTCAGTCTGAACTCCAAGCATTGACCTTAGAAGTTAGGGTGAACCAGTCCAAGAGTAATGAGCAATTTAATACGGTAAGGGCTGAAATCAAGGTAATTAATGATAAGGTTGATGGCTTACGCTCTGAACTGCGGGATGACATCAATGAGCTTCGTACTCAGCAACGTGCTACAGATGCAAGGCTATGGGCGTTTATTGTCGGACTCGTAACTCTAGTCGGTAGCGGCGTGATTAAGGTTCTCTGGTTTGACCGTGCTTAA
- a CDS encoding IS110 family RNA-guided transposase, whose translation MQDQEQWIGIDVCKRWLDVHLRPQKQSFRVSNTASGIRELLTHLCPPEAVARVILESTGGYERSVALVLSTLAYPVVVINARQARNVAKAANQLAKTDPVDAAILAWFGEAMKPPIRSLASEADAELQDLVTRRRQLVDLLTAEQNRLSGLRGTAQADIAAHIAWRKDRIQQLDEQIDTQIHPCQPWQAKQTRLMTVPGVGKVVAATLLALLPDLGQLSTRKISTLVGVAPFNRDSGQKQGKRAIFGGRAAVRQLLYMAAWVAVRHNSVIRVFYHRLLAKGKATKVALVACMHKLLTILNAMLNHGTDWQPSNSDGSQSAVPASSFA comes from the coding sequence ATGCAGGATCAAGAACAATGGATTGGCATTGATGTGTGTAAGCGGTGGCTAGATGTACATCTACGTCCCCAGAAGCAGAGTTTTCGCGTGAGCAACACCGCGAGTGGGATTCGCGAACTTCTGACTCACCTGTGTCCGCCTGAGGCGGTCGCTCGGGTGATTCTAGAATCCACTGGCGGCTATGAGCGGTCAGTGGCGTTGGTGCTGTCCACGCTAGCCTATCCCGTGGTCGTGATTAATGCTCGGCAAGCGCGAAACGTTGCCAAAGCTGCCAATCAACTGGCTAAAACCGATCCGGTCGATGCCGCGATTTTAGCCTGGTTTGGCGAAGCGATGAAACCACCGATTCGCTCATTGGCCAGCGAAGCGGACGCAGAACTTCAGGACTTGGTGACCCGCAGGCGGCAACTGGTAGACCTCCTGACTGCTGAACAAAACCGCTTGTCAGGCTTACGCGGAACAGCCCAAGCAGATATAGCAGCTCACATTGCATGGCGCAAAGACCGCATTCAGCAACTAGACGAGCAGATCGACACCCAAATCCATCCATGTCAGCCCTGGCAGGCAAAACAGACGCGGCTGATGACGGTTCCAGGGGTGGGCAAGGTCGTCGCCGCTACCTTGTTAGCCCTGTTGCCAGACCTGGGACAGTTGTCCACTCGAAAAATCAGTACGCTGGTGGGCGTTGCCCCATTCAACCGAGATAGTGGGCAGAAGCAAGGCAAACGCGCTATCTTTGGTGGTCGTGCTGCTGTGCGTCAACTGTTGTACATGGCAGCTTGGGTGGCGGTGCGCCATAATTCAGTGATTCGCGTCTTCTATCACCGCTTATTAGCGAAGGGCAAGGCTACCAAAGTAGCGTTAGTGGCTTGTATGCATAAGCTATTAACAATTCTCAATGCCATGCTCAACCATGGTACGGACTGGCAGCCGTCCAACTCAGATGGGAGTCAATCGGCTGTTCCAGCATCATCATTTGCTTGA
- the argB gene encoding acetylglutamate kinase: protein MLTDNDRVQVLSEALPYLQSFAGRTFVVKYGGAAMKEGHLKDSVIRDIVFLSYVGIRPVVVHGGGPEINTWLAKLNIEPQFKNGLRVTDAATMDVVEMVLVGRVNKEIVTLINTAGGQAVGLCGKDGNLIRARAQGEDSIGFVGEVQGVDIRVVSTLVEKGYIPVISSVAADETGQAYNINADTVAGEIAAALGAEKLILLTDTAGILRDYHDPSTLIYRMDIAEARQLIKEGVVSGGMIPKVTCCVRSLAQGVKAAHIIDGRVPHALLLEIFTDSGIGSMLVGSSSAYDRAFGG, encoded by the coding sequence ATGCTGACGGATAACGATCGCGTACAGGTTTTAAGCGAAGCCCTACCCTACCTACAGTCTTTTGCGGGGCGCACCTTCGTGGTGAAGTATGGCGGAGCGGCGATGAAAGAGGGACACCTCAAGGATTCGGTGATTCGCGATATTGTCTTTTTGTCCTATGTGGGCATTCGTCCTGTGGTGGTGCATGGGGGTGGGCCTGAAATCAATACTTGGTTAGCAAAGCTAAATATTGAACCGCAATTCAAAAATGGTTTGCGGGTCACCGATGCGGCCACGATGGATGTGGTGGAAATGGTATTGGTGGGGCGAGTCAATAAAGAAATTGTAACGTTGATTAACACAGCGGGTGGTCAAGCCGTGGGATTGTGCGGCAAAGATGGTAACTTGATCCGTGCCCGCGCCCAAGGGGAGGACAGTATTGGCTTTGTGGGTGAAGTGCAGGGGGTGGATATCCGTGTTGTCTCCACTCTCGTGGAAAAGGGCTATATTCCCGTCATTTCCAGTGTGGCGGCGGACGAAACAGGGCAGGCCTACAATATTAATGCCGACACGGTAGCCGGCGAAATTGCGGCTGCTTTAGGGGCTGAAAAGTTAATTTTGCTGACGGACACCGCTGGAATCTTACGCGATTACCATGACCCCAGTACCCTGATTTATCGGATGGATATTGCTGAGGCGCGGCAACTCATCAAAGAGGGAGTTGTGTCTGGTGGGATGATTCCCAAGGTGACCTGTTGTGTGCGATCGCTAGCGCAGGGGGTAAAAGCAGCCCATATCATTGATGGCCGCGTTCCCCACGCCCTACTGCTGGAAATTTTTACGGACTCGGGAATTGGCTCGATGCTGGTTGGCTCCAGTTCCGCCTACGATCGCGCCTTTGGCGGCTAA
- the arsJ gene encoding organoarsenical effux MFS transporter ArsJ: MAASTSVRNYMIVTLAYWGFTITDGALRMLVLLYFNQIGYTPLEIAFLFLFYEIFGIVTNFLGGWIGSRLGLNVTLYAGIGLQVVALVLLTPLTQAWPLWFAIPYVMAAQALSGVAKDLTKMSSKSAIRLVVPQEAESRLFKWVAVLTGSKNALKGVGFFVGSVLLTVVGFAPALWIMAIALMFILLSGLLLPRGMGQIKKKIKFRQLFSKSRAINILSAARFFLFGARDVWFVVGLPVFLQSELGWSFYQVGGFLALWVIGYGAVQSSAPILLRYLNRGRSPQASTIQFWTFALTLVPGVIALGLLSGWDPNAVIIGGLLLFGLIFAINSAVHSYLVLAYTDDEKVALNVGFYYMANSGGRLAGTVLSGWVYQVWGLVGCLWVSMVFVLCAGLISLKLEDPKGQPPPLSFAVGDGE; encoded by the coding sequence ATGGCCGCTTCCACCAGTGTGCGCAATTACATGATTGTTACCCTTGCCTACTGGGGGTTCACGATCACCGATGGCGCACTACGGATGCTTGTGTTGCTCTACTTTAACCAGATTGGCTACACCCCACTGGAAATTGCCTTTCTGTTTTTGTTTTATGAAATCTTCGGCATTGTCACGAATTTTTTGGGGGGCTGGATTGGCTCTCGCTTAGGCTTAAATGTAACCCTGTACGCGGGGATTGGCCTACAGGTGGTGGCGCTGGTCTTGCTGACCCCCCTGACCCAAGCCTGGCCGCTATGGTTTGCTATTCCTTACGTTATGGCGGCTCAAGCTCTTTCAGGGGTTGCCAAGGATTTAACAAAGATGAGTTCCAAGAGCGCGATTCGCTTGGTGGTGCCCCAAGAGGCGGAGTCGCGGCTGTTTAAGTGGGTTGCGGTTTTAACGGGATCCAAAAATGCCCTTAAAGGGGTGGGCTTTTTTGTGGGTAGTGTGCTGTTGACAGTGGTGGGCTTTGCCCCTGCCCTGTGGATTATGGCGATCGCCTTGATGTTCATTCTCCTAAGCGGGTTGCTGCTACCGCGGGGGATGGGACAAATCAAAAAGAAAATCAAATTTCGGCAACTGTTTTCTAAAAGTAGAGCCATCAATATTTTGTCGGCGGCACGCTTTTTTCTGTTTGGGGCGCGGGATGTCTGGTTTGTGGTGGGTTTGCCCGTGTTCCTGCAAAGTGAACTGGGGTGGTCTTTTTATCAGGTGGGGGGGTTTTTGGCGCTGTGGGTCATTGGTTATGGTGCCGTTCAGTCTTCGGCACCCATCTTACTGCGCTACCTGAATCGGGGGCGATCGCCCCAAGCCTCAACCATTCAATTTTGGACGTTTGCCCTAACACTTGTCCCTGGAGTCATTGCCCTTGGACTTCTGAGTGGCTGGGATCCGAACGCCGTCATTATTGGTGGGCTATTGCTGTTTGGCCTTATTTTTGCCATAAACTCCGCCGTACACTCCTATCTGGTGTTGGCTTACACCGACGATGAAAAAGTTGCGTTGAACGTGGGCTTTTACTATATGGCCAACTCAGGGGGGCGGCTAGCGGGCACAGTCCTCTCCGGTTGGGTGTATCAAGTATGGGGGTTAGTGGGGTGCCTATGGGTGTCGATGGTGTTTGTCCTTTGTGCAGGGCTAATTTCCCTGAAGCTAGAGGATCCCAAGGGGCAGCCACCGCCTTTATCCTTTGCCGTAGGAGACGGGGAGTAA
- a CDS encoding D-alanyl-D-alanine carboxypeptidase — MLDLLAIIAWYAGGVGVEHIRPVLFPTEVALQQYSDRYLQGIAQQGFPITDQGVWVQTAHQLLIDHQGDRPLPAASITKVATSLAVLANHPADYQFVTRIGTTGTLSNGTLNGDLVVIGGNDPLFVWEEAMAIAQGLNRLGIRRINGNLVIVPPFSMNFYPEPSTAADLFKIALDHQRWPADAQAAYRAHLHGQPRPQLAIAGTTRIQASPPANVTLRLEHRSLPLLEIVRQMNIYSNNDIADTLAKLAGGAATVAQIAAAKAQVPPQEIQLINGSGLGVENRISPRAACGMLFSLQQELAAKNYSLADILPMAGRDGGTLENRQLPAATLIKTGSLWNVSALAGVLPTAKYGTVCFALFNGGGNLWGFRHGQDRYVQHLSQTLQPSQERGAEFQGHAAPPRFGDPQRIQVIAAP; from the coding sequence ATGTTAGATTTACTGGCCATAATTGCTTGGTACGCCGGGGGCGTGGGGGTTGAGCACATCCGTCCTGTGCTGTTTCCGACGGAAGTGGCACTGCAACAGTATAGCGATCGCTACTTGCAAGGAATTGCTCAGCAGGGCTTTCCGATAACGGATCAGGGAGTCTGGGTGCAAACCGCTCATCAGTTGCTTATTGATCACCAAGGCGATCGCCCCTTACCGGCGGCCTCCATTACCAAAGTTGCCACCAGCTTAGCAGTGCTAGCAAATCATCCCGCTGACTATCAATTTGTAACCCGTATTGGCACCACAGGCACCCTGAGCAATGGCACCCTCAATGGCGATCTAGTGGTTATCGGGGGCAATGATCCTCTATTTGTCTGGGAAGAGGCGATGGCGATCGCTCAAGGGTTGAATCGCCTAGGCATTCGCAGAATCAACGGAAATCTGGTGATCGTGCCCCCCTTCAGCATGAACTTTTACCCAGAGCCAAGCACTGCGGCTGATCTGTTCAAGATTGCCCTTGATCACCAGCGTTGGCCTGCTGACGCCCAAGCCGCTTACAGGGCGCATCTACACGGTCAACCTCGCCCCCAGTTAGCGATTGCTGGCACAACCCGCATTCAAGCTAGTCCGCCCGCCAACGTGACCCTTCGTCTTGAGCACCGCTCCCTGCCGCTGCTAGAAATTGTGCGCCAGATGAATATTTACAGCAATAATGACATTGCGGACACTCTTGCTAAACTTGCCGGAGGGGCAGCCACCGTTGCCCAGATTGCTGCTGCCAAGGCTCAGGTGCCGCCCCAAGAAATTCAACTCATCAATGGCTCTGGCTTAGGGGTAGAAAATCGTATCTCGCCCCGCGCCGCCTGCGGAATGCTTTTTAGCTTGCAACAGGAACTGGCCGCCAAAAACTACAGCCTTGCCGATATTTTACCCATGGCGGGACGGGATGGCGGCACCCTAGAGAATCGCCAACTCCCTGCAGCAACGCTGATTAAGACAGGGTCTCTATGGAACGTTAGCGCCCTTGCTGGCGTGTTACCCACCGCGAAGTACGGCACGGTTTGTTTTGCCCTCTTCAATGGCGGTGGTAATTTGTGGGGGTTCCGCCACGGTCAAGATCGCTACGTTCAACACCTTAGCCAAACCCTGCAACCTAGCCAAGAACGAGGCGCAGAGTTTCAAGGCCATGCCGCACCCCCTCGGTTTGGGGATCCACAGCGAATACAGGTGATCGCTGCGCCATAG
- a CDS encoding DUF2839 domain-containing protein — protein sequence MGEAKRRKDTLGENYGKEKSRWFQKEQLVLLQTWLTRGTWVGIGLLVVIWLTVRFIGPSFGWWQLAAN from the coding sequence ATGGGTGAGGCAAAACGGCGTAAGGACACCCTAGGAGAAAATTACGGTAAGGAAAAAAGTCGTTGGTTCCAGAAAGAGCAACTGGTGCTGCTACAAACGTGGCTGACTCGCGGCACATGGGTGGGGATTGGCCTGTTGGTGGTTATTTGGTTAACCGTTCGCTTCATTGGTCCGAGTTTTGGCTGGTGGCAGTTAGCGGCAAACTAG
- a CDS encoding ParB N-terminal domain-containing protein, with protein sequence MQILDLPLNAIRRPLIRQTDPAKVEALMASIAEIGQQEPIDVLEVEGQYYGFSGCHRYEACQRLGLATIRARVRRAPRSVLQLHLA encoded by the coding sequence ATGCAAATTTTAGACTTGCCCCTGAATGCCATTCGTCGTCCGCTGATCCGCCAGACGGATCCTGCCAAAGTGGAAGCTCTGATGGCCTCCATTGCCGAGATTGGCCAGCAGGAGCCAATTGATGTTTTGGAAGTGGAAGGGCAGTACTATGGGTTTTCTGGTTGCCACCGCTATGAAGCCTGCCAACGCTTGGGGTTAGCCACCATTCGGGCGCGGGTACGGCGTGCGCCTCGCTCCGTCTTACAATTACACCTTGCCTGA
- a CDS encoding PAS domain S-box protein: MGKSQAWISAMITQKRLAAFVITLITLAVATGWAYVSANAIVKPIQALANSTRRVREGNLDAQVRVESFDEVGDLAESFNAMLVQLRRSFQELEQKNRSLEQIRDELIEANEQFEAVLNAVPGTISWINAEGIYKGVNRKLAETLNLPPEAFIGRPLGFLREDGELAEFMHEFVNSPDLFASRVISVRRNGTIIFYLVALQKYMKGTHTVSVGIDITDRIRAEEALRIAEENYRSIFENALEGIFQASADSRFIRVNAAMASIFGFDSPEQMVASISSIRDQVYVEESTRDEITNHFDSGNTTGHFEFKAYRRDRQIIWVEVDMRAVLNADGSIAYYEGLVQDITERKYREQAMQQQIEELKVEIDHEKRRQQVAEITETEYFQQLRQQASYLRKRSHRMTT, translated from the coding sequence GTGGGTAAGTCGCAGGCGTGGATTTCCGCCATGATTACCCAAAAGCGACTAGCAGCCTTTGTAATTACCCTGATTACCCTTGCGGTGGCAACGGGCTGGGCATACGTGAGTGCAAATGCGATTGTGAAACCCATCCAAGCTCTGGCCAATTCAACCCGGCGTGTCCGAGAAGGTAACTTGGATGCACAGGTACGCGTGGAATCCTTTGACGAGGTTGGCGATCTGGCGGAATCCTTTAATGCGATGCTTGTGCAACTGCGGCGGTCGTTTCAGGAGCTAGAGCAGAAAAATCGTTCTCTTGAGCAAATTCGCGATGAACTCATTGAGGCCAATGAACAGTTTGAGGCGGTCTTAAATGCTGTTCCGGGGACGATTTCTTGGATTAACGCTGAAGGGATTTATAAAGGGGTCAATCGCAAGTTAGCTGAAACCCTAAATTTACCACCAGAAGCATTTATTGGCCGCCCCCTTGGCTTTTTGCGCGAAGATGGTGAACTGGCAGAGTTTATGCATGAATTTGTCAACTCTCCTGACCTCTTTGCTTCGCGGGTCATTTCTGTTAGGCGAAATGGCACGATCATTTTCTACCTAGTGGCCTTACAAAAATATATGAAGGGTACCCACACCGTTTCTGTGGGGATTGATATTACCGATCGCATCCGGGCGGAGGAGGCGCTGCGGATTGCGGAGGAAAATTATCGCAGTATTTTTGAAAATGCCCTTGAAGGCATCTTTCAGGCGAGTGCTGACAGTCGCTTTATCCGTGTGAATGCAGCGATGGCCAGTATTTTTGGCTTTGACTCCCCTGAGCAGATGGTGGCATCAATCAGCAGTATTCGCGATCAAGTGTATGTGGAGGAGTCCACCCGGGATGAAATTACGAACCACTTTGACAGCGGTAATACCACGGGGCATTTTGAGTTCAAAGCCTATCGGCGCGATCGCCAGATCATTTGGGTAGAGGTGGATATGCGAGCTGTCCTCAATGCTGACGGGAGCATTGCTTATTATGAGGGCTTAGTGCAGGACATCACCGAGCGTAAGTATCGCGAACAGGCGATGCAACAACAGATTGAAGAGTTAAAGGTTGAAATTGACCACGAAAAACGGCGGCAACAGGTAGCAGAAATTACTGAGACAGAATATTTTCAACAACTGCGGCAGCAGGCTAGCTATCTGCGCAAACGCAGTCACCGCATGACTACCTAG